The Halobacterium sp. CBA1132 genome has a segment encoding these proteins:
- a CDS encoding radical SAM protein: MISKGCEQCAKGGKMVLFVYGYCDQRDCFYCPLGENRKNVQQVYANERPVEDDEDIVQEAKLMDALGTSITGGEPQEVLDRTCRYLRLLKDEFGEDHHTHLYTGITGGRENMRRLSEAGLDEIRFHPPYEQWGDLHGTEWEEILYIAREEGLTPAFEIPGIRAEQEFLDFLDEGAADFCNVNEFEMSDGNYERMQDAGYELQEDHMSAVDGSKDAILEEMADHEKVYFCTSVFKDAAQHRSRLKRMARNVRREFDDVTEDGTLVYGKTTVSPQRIRELGVPDEFYTVKSDHVEVAWWLLEEMVEDGDVDSGEIVEQYPTYDGQVVERTPLA, translated from the coding sequence ATGATTTCGAAGGGCTGCGAGCAGTGCGCGAAGGGCGGCAAGATGGTGCTCTTCGTCTACGGGTACTGCGACCAGCGTGACTGCTTCTACTGCCCGTTGGGCGAGAACCGGAAGAACGTCCAGCAGGTGTACGCCAACGAGCGTCCCGTCGAGGACGACGAGGACATCGTGCAGGAAGCGAAGCTGATGGACGCGCTCGGCACCTCGATCACGGGCGGTGAGCCGCAGGAAGTGCTGGACCGCACGTGTCGGTACCTCCGCCTCTTGAAGGACGAGTTCGGAGAGGACCACCACACGCACCTCTACACGGGCATCACGGGCGGCCGCGAGAACATGCGCCGCCTCTCGGAGGCCGGTCTCGACGAGATTCGCTTCCACCCGCCGTACGAGCAGTGGGGCGACCTCCACGGCACCGAGTGGGAGGAGATTCTGTACATCGCGCGCGAGGAGGGCCTGACCCCCGCGTTCGAGATTCCCGGCATCCGCGCCGAGCAGGAGTTCTTGGACTTCCTCGACGAGGGCGCCGCTGACTTCTGCAACGTCAACGAGTTCGAGATGAGCGACGGCAACTACGAGCGCATGCAGGACGCCGGCTACGAGCTCCAAGAGGACCACATGAGCGCCGTCGACGGCTCGAAGGACGCCATCCTCGAGGAGATGGCCGACCACGAGAAGGTGTACTTCTGCACGAGCGTCTTCAAGGACGCCGCCCAGCACCGCTCGCGCCTGAAGCGCATGGCGCGGAACGTCCGCCGGGAGTTCGACGACGTCACCGAGGACGGCACGCTCGTCTACGGGAAAACGACCGTCAGCCCCCAGCGCATCCGGGAACTCGGCGTTCCCGACGAGTTCTACACGGTGAAGTCCGACCACGTCGAGGTGGCGTGGTGGCTCCTCGAAGAGATGGTCGAGGACGGCGACGTCGACAGCGGCGAAATCGTCGAGCAGTACCCGACGTACGACGGGCAAGTGGTCGAGCGGACGCCGCTGGCGTAG
- the prf1 gene encoding peptide chain release factor aRF-1, which yields MSEQEGAPSEDRRKYEFQKVIEDLKDYTGSGTQLVTIYIPPDKQISDVVAHVTQEHSEASNIKSKQTRTNVQDALKSIKDRLRYYDTFPPDNGLVVFSGAIDSGGGRTDMVTEVLESPPQPIESFRYHCDDAFLTEPLEEMLGDKGLYGLIVLDRREANVGWLKGKRIEAVKSASSLVPGKQRKGGQSAQRFARLRLEAIDNFYQEVAGMADDLFVPRRHEIDGILVGGPSPTKDEFLDGDYLHHELQDTVLGKFDVSYTDESGLKELVDRAQETLAEADLMDDKSDMEEFFKELNGGDLATYGFEPTRKNLVMGSVETLLISEDLRKDVVTYECPNGHEERELISQRADTPEHTCSECGEDAENAERDDAIDHLMEIADQRGTDTHFISTDFEKGEQLLTAFGGIAGLLRYGTGV from the coding sequence ATGAGCGAGCAGGAGGGCGCACCGTCCGAGGACCGCCGAAAGTACGAGTTCCAGAAGGTCATCGAGGACCTCAAGGACTACACCGGGAGCGGCACCCAACTGGTGACCATCTACATCCCCCCGGACAAGCAGATTTCGGACGTCGTCGCCCACGTCACGCAGGAACACTCCGAAGCCTCCAACATCAAGTCAAAGCAGACCCGAACGAACGTCCAGGACGCACTCAAGTCCATCAAGGACCGACTGCGGTACTACGACACGTTCCCGCCGGACAACGGCCTCGTCGTCTTCTCCGGCGCCATCGACAGCGGCGGCGGCCGCACCGACATGGTGACAGAAGTGCTGGAGTCACCACCCCAGCCAATCGAGTCGTTCCGCTACCACTGCGACGACGCGTTCCTCACCGAACCCCTCGAAGAGATGCTCGGGGACAAGGGCCTCTACGGCCTCATCGTCCTCGACCGCCGCGAAGCCAACGTCGGCTGGCTGAAGGGCAAACGCATCGAGGCCGTCAAGTCCGCGTCCAGCCTCGTCCCCGGCAAACAGCGCAAAGGCGGACAGTCCGCACAGCGGTTCGCCCGCCTCCGACTGGAAGCCATCGACAACTTCTACCAGGAGGTCGCCGGAATGGCCGACGACCTCTTCGTCCCGCGGCGCCACGAAATCGACGGCATCCTCGTCGGCGGCCCCTCCCCGACGAAAGACGAGTTCCTCGACGGCGACTACCTCCACCACGAGCTCCAAGACACGGTCCTCGGGAAGTTCGACGTCTCCTACACCGACGAGTCCGGCCTGAAGGAACTGGTCGACCGCGCGCAGGAAACGCTCGCGGAAGCCGACCTGATGGACGACAAGTCCGACATGGAGGAGTTCTTCAAAGAGCTCAACGGCGGCGACCTCGCCACCTACGGCTTCGAACCCACGCGGAAGAACCTCGTCATGGGCTCCGTCGAGACACTGCTCATCTCCGAAGACCTCCGCAAGGACGTCGTCACCTACGAGTGCCCCAACGGCCACGAAGAACGCGAACTCATCAGCCAGCGCGCCGACACCCCCGAACACACCTGCTCGGAGTGCGGCGAAGACGCCGAGAACGCCGAACGAGACGACGCCATCGACCACCTCATGGAGATTGCCGACCAGCGCGGCACCGACACCCACTTCATCTCCACCGACTTCGAGAAAGGCGAACAACTGCTCACCGCCTTCGGTGGGATTGCCGGGCTGCTGCGCTACGGCACGGGCGTGTAA
- a CDS encoding MinD/ParA family protein, whose amino-acid sequence MTGRVFAVASGKGGVGKTTTAVNLAAVMAEADRSVVLVDYDLGMANVGAVLDVEPAEATLHDVLAGEADTLDAVGAAPGEFDVMVGGTHIEDFGRADPSKLREVAEDLRAEYDVTIVDTGGGLSHDTTVPLGLADDVLLVSTPQVAALENTAKTLDLAERVGGEVTGLILTRVGGSAVDVDEAVDRIDAPLLGSIPEDGAVPDSEEAGEPLVVFAPENPAAQSYRELGYELLGESPPVSFRDGEADGEVSAGAAFAEVADDETDAKNRSLLSRLTGGRLG is encoded by the coding sequence ATGACTGGACGCGTGTTCGCCGTCGCATCCGGGAAGGGCGGCGTCGGCAAGACGACGACCGCCGTGAATCTCGCGGCGGTGATGGCCGAAGCCGACCGCTCGGTCGTCCTCGTGGACTACGACCTCGGGATGGCGAACGTCGGCGCCGTCCTTGATGTCGAACCTGCGGAGGCGACGCTGCACGACGTGCTCGCGGGCGAGGCGGACACGCTGGACGCCGTCGGGGCGGCGCCCGGGGAGTTCGACGTGATGGTCGGCGGCACGCACATCGAGGACTTCGGACGCGCGGACCCCTCGAAGCTCCGCGAGGTCGCCGAAGACCTCCGCGCGGAGTACGACGTCACTATCGTGGACACGGGCGGCGGCCTCAGCCACGACACGACCGTGCCACTCGGGCTCGCCGACGACGTGTTGCTCGTGTCGACGCCGCAGGTCGCCGCGCTCGAAAACACCGCGAAGACCCTCGACCTCGCCGAGCGCGTCGGCGGCGAGGTCACGGGGCTGATTCTGACGCGCGTGGGCGGGTCCGCAGTGGACGTCGACGAGGCCGTCGACCGAATCGACGCGCCGCTGCTCGGGTCGATTCCCGAGGACGGCGCGGTCCCCGATAGCGAGGAGGCCGGGGAGCCGCTGGTCGTCTTCGCGCCCGAGAACCCCGCGGCGCAGTCGTACCGCGAACTCGGCTACGAGCTACTCGGTGAGTCGCCGCCGGTGTCGTTCCGGGACGGCGAGGCCGACGGCGAGGTGTCGGCGGGCGCGGCGTTCGCGGAAGTCGCGGACGACGAGACGGACGCCAAGAATCGGTCGCTGCTGTCGCGGCTGACGGGCGGTCGCCTCGGCTGA
- the argS gene encoding arginine--tRNA ligase produces MFIAFRREVEAALDAALDDLGYPTEDLGIEEPPADVPAVLASSVAFRLAGEAQAPPPEVAAEIADAIDLSDAEYVASVSTQGPYVNFTPSEAYFEGTLADAQETEWGRLPDTDTSVVVEHTSANPTGPVHVGRARNPILGDALARVLDYAGYDVTREYYVNDAGRQMAVFTWAYETFDESDLPEPGREKDDYELVRYYRKGNAFLEDGDPEAVEDAEAEIASIIEGLDAGDEDTYERVGEVVDQVLGGMKQTLDRLPATFDEFVKETRFLRDSATHDVVERLQDSEYAFEEEDAWQLDLDDWDIEQSFVFLRSDDTTLYTTRDLAHHEWKFDTFDQAITVLGEDQELHANKLNAALDILGNDTDQLEEVFYAWVNLPGGESMSTRQGTGVDMDDLLDEAVARAEEAVRSRLDDRIRGDDLTEEDVERIARQVGIGAVRYDIVSKQPTKAITFDWEDALDFEGQSAPYIQYAHARACGIAAEADGLDAELDAGLLDTPEERDLLKAIARFPGVVEEAAADREPHQVATFAREFVDTFNAFYRTRHVLSEDVDDDVAAARLALVNAARHTLANALDVLGIEAPESM; encoded by the coding sequence ATGTTCATCGCTTTCCGCCGGGAAGTCGAGGCGGCGCTCGACGCCGCGCTCGACGACCTCGGCTACCCGACCGAGGACCTCGGCATCGAGGAACCGCCAGCGGACGTGCCCGCCGTGCTCGCGTCCAGCGTGGCGTTCCGACTCGCCGGCGAGGCGCAGGCGCCGCCGCCGGAAGTCGCCGCCGAAATCGCCGACGCCATCGACCTCTCCGACGCGGAGTACGTCGCCAGCGTGTCCACGCAGGGCCCGTACGTGAACTTCACGCCCAGCGAAGCGTACTTCGAGGGGACGCTCGCTGACGCACAGGAGACCGAGTGGGGTCGACTCCCCGACACCGACACCTCCGTCGTCGTCGAGCACACGAGCGCGAACCCCACGGGGCCGGTCCACGTCGGGCGCGCCCGCAACCCGATTCTCGGCGACGCGCTCGCTCGCGTCCTCGACTACGCCGGCTACGACGTCACCCGCGAGTACTACGTCAACGACGCCGGCCGACAGATGGCGGTGTTCACGTGGGCGTACGAGACCTTCGACGAGAGCGACCTCCCCGAACCCGGGCGCGAGAAGGACGACTACGAACTCGTGCGCTACTACCGGAAGGGCAACGCATTCCTCGAAGACGGCGACCCCGAAGCCGTCGAGGACGCCGAAGCCGAAATCGCGTCCATCATCGAGGGACTTGACGCCGGCGACGAGGACACCTACGAGCGCGTCGGCGAGGTCGTCGACCAGGTGCTCGGCGGGATGAAGCAGACCCTCGACCGCCTCCCCGCGACCTTCGACGAGTTCGTCAAGGAGACGCGGTTCCTCCGGGACAGCGCCACGCACGACGTCGTCGAACGCCTCCAGGACTCGGAGTACGCCTTCGAGGAGGAGGACGCGTGGCAACTCGACCTCGACGACTGGGACATCGAGCAGTCGTTCGTCTTCCTGCGCTCGGACGACACCACCCTCTACACCACCCGCGACCTCGCGCACCACGAGTGGAAGTTCGACACCTTCGACCAAGCCATCACGGTGCTGGGCGAGGACCAGGAACTGCACGCGAACAAGCTCAACGCCGCGCTGGACATCCTCGGCAACGACACCGACCAACTCGAAGAGGTGTTCTACGCGTGGGTGAACCTCCCGGGCGGCGAGTCGATGAGTACGCGGCAGGGCACGGGCGTGGACATGGACGACCTGCTCGACGAAGCGGTCGCACGTGCCGAGGAAGCCGTGCGCTCCCGGCTGGACGACCGCATCCGCGGCGACGACCTCACCGAGGAGGACGTCGAACGCATCGCGCGGCAGGTCGGCATCGGCGCGGTGCGCTACGACATCGTCTCCAAGCAGCCCACGAAAGCGATCACGTTCGACTGGGAGGACGCCCTCGACTTCGAGGGGCAGAGTGCGCCCTACATCCAGTACGCGCACGCCCGGGCTTGCGGCATCGCGGCGGAAGCCGACGGCCTCGACGCCGAGTTGGACGCCGGCCTGCTGGACACGCCCGAGGAGCGCGACCTCCTGAAGGCGATTGCGCGGTTCCCGGGCGTCGTCGAGGAAGCCGCGGCGGACCGCGAACCTCACCAGGTCGCGACGTTCGCCCGCGAGTTCGTAGACACGTTCAACGCGTTCTACCGCACCCGGCACGTCCTCAGCGAGGACGTCGACGACGACGTGGCGGCCGCCCGCCTCGCGCTCGTGAACGCCGCGCGGCACACGCTGGCGAACGCGCTGGACGTACTCGGCATCGAAGCGCCGGAGTCGATGTAG